The Miscanthus floridulus cultivar M001 unplaced genomic scaffold, ASM1932011v1 fs_736_2, whole genome shotgun sequence genome includes a region encoding these proteins:
- the LOC136532886 gene encoding uncharacterized protein, with protein sequence MGSLMSGWSSPVLSDKEVHLMRNRSLTKEDVAAFWRQQHGRPTAPEPNAGSPRPEILVPLAAAKRRLEVTRSLPPLPAGRGSTRSNDDLTRCSAYGYGAGDQQLVSSHSEPPSPAAMARGEGFFFPENAADSSGTSRGWWTRSSWAFLNEPPPLTREEEVLLGRAQRSFHADRIVITGNA encoded by the exons ACCAGTACTGAGTGACAAGGAAG TTCATTTGATGAGGAACCGGTCGCTGACCAAGGAGGACGTCGCGGCGTTCTGGAGGCAGCAGCACGGGAGGCCAACAGCGCCGGAGCCGAACGCCGGCTCTCCCCGCCCG GAGATACTAGTCCCGCTCGCCGCCGCTAAGCGTCGGCTGGAGGTGACGAGGTCCTTGCCTCCGCTGCCAGCTGGCCGCGGCAGCACGAGGAGCAACGACGACCTGACGCGCTGCTCGGCTTACGGATACGGAGCTGGCGACCAGCAGTTAGTCTCTTCCCATAGCGAGCCGCCATCGCCCGCGGCGATGGCCCGCGGGGAGggcttcttcttccccgagaacGCCGCTGATAGCTCCGGCACGAGCCGCGGCTG GTGGACCCGGAGCAGCTGGGCGTTCCTGAACGAGCCGCCGCCGCTGACAAGGGAGGAGGAGGTGCTGTTGGGCAGGGCGCAGAGGAGCTTCCACGCCGACCGGATCGTCATCACCGGCAACGCCTAG
- the LOC136532890 gene encoding protein N-terminal and lysine N-methyltransferase efm7-like translates to METAVFSAASLFHGADDSDDDRDEMQVSAEGKKPVALEYEERAHDFPGMKLSVREFSCHELNANLLWPGTFSFATWLVKNQSILDGRRVLELGSGTGALAIFLRKAFEVDITTSDYDDKEIEENIAYNCSANTLDVLPHIRHTWGHPFPVSRPDWDIVIASDILLYVKQYDNLIKTVSFLLNEYKQNGHKADSITIMNKSGTQVPAKSPVFLMSWRRSIRKDQSLFFNGCEKAGLEVQHLGDLVYLISNKR, encoded by the exons ATGGAGACCGCCGTCTTCTCCGCCGCCTCCCTCTTCCACGGCGCCGACGACAGCGACGACGACCGAG ACGAGATGCAGGTCAGCGCCGAGGGGAAGAAGCCGGTGGCGTTGGAGTATGAGGAGAGAGCCCACGACTTCCCTGGCATG AAACTGAGTGTAAGGGAGTTCTCATGCCATGAGCTTAATGCCAACCTGTTGTGGCCCGGGACATTTTCATTTGCTACATGGCTGGTTAAGAACCAGTCGATTTTGGATGGACGACGTGTCCTGGAATTAGGAAG TGGGACAGGAGCTCTGGCTATCTTTCTTAGGAAGGCATTTGAGGTGGACATTACAACCTCTGATTATGATGACAAGGAAATCGAAGAGAATATAGCTTATAATTGCAGTGCGAATACCTTGGATGTGTTACCTCATATCAGAC ACACATGGGGACACCCATTTCCAGTTTCCAGACCAGATTGGGACATTGTCATTGCAAGCGATATCCTACTCT ATGTTAAGCAGTATGACAATCTTATCAAAACAGTGTCCTTTCTTTTGAATGAATACAAGCAGAATGGTCACAAAGCTGACAGCATAACCATCATGAACAAATCAG GAACACAAGTACCTGCAAAATCACCAGTGTTTCTGATGAGCTGGCGCAGAAGTATCCGAAAGGACCAATCACTTTTCTTCAATGGGTGCGAGAAAGCAGGCCTGGAAGTGCAGCACTTGGGTGATCTTGTGTACCTCATCAGCAACAAGAGGTGA